From the genome of Mycobacterium dioxanotrophicus, one region includes:
- a CDS encoding YncE family protein, producing the protein MRLIPAGQPIRAGVAALALLLAPGCSSNPADAPPPTIEPAQAAVSPPVTGVPDGEVRPVGGRAQSAVFDPATASLAVLGPGPDGQSMVTLVAGTQPPRTVLLPATASTMAGDSRGGLVLATRGGYFRVDIAAGKATKITVAGEQDTDFTAITLRTDGKAVLGSADGAVYTLNSPDTVGAKLKIFARVDELATQGNTTVVLDRGQTSVTEVDVTGTKAEQALRAGDGATTMAVDPHGRVLVADTRGDELLVFSTDPLIMRQRYPVRAAPYGLVGTSRLAWVSQTADNTVIGYDLDTGIPVEKVRYRTVQQPNSLAYDDKSGTLYVVSGSGAGVQVIPHAGG; encoded by the coding sequence TTGCGCCTAATCCCTGCAGGTCAGCCGATTCGTGCTGGCGTGGCAGCACTGGCACTGCTGCTCGCGCCGGGTTGTTCGTCGAACCCGGCCGACGCTCCGCCACCGACCATCGAACCCGCCCAGGCCGCGGTTTCACCTCCAGTCACCGGCGTCCCCGACGGCGAAGTCCGCCCGGTCGGCGGCCGTGCGCAGTCCGCGGTGTTCGATCCAGCAACGGCCAGCCTGGCCGTGCTCGGACCGGGGCCCGACGGGCAGTCGATGGTCACCCTCGTGGCCGGAACCCAGCCGCCGCGCACGGTGCTGCTGCCCGCGACGGCATCGACGATGGCCGGCGACAGCCGCGGCGGGCTCGTCCTTGCGACCCGGGGCGGGTACTTCCGCGTCGACATCGCAGCGGGCAAGGCGACCAAAATCACGGTCGCGGGTGAGCAGGACACCGATTTCACCGCGATCACGTTGCGAACGGACGGTAAAGCGGTACTCGGCAGCGCCGACGGCGCGGTCTACACCCTGAATTCCCCCGATACCGTCGGCGCCAAACTCAAGATTTTCGCGAGAGTGGATGAGCTTGCCACTCAGGGGAATACCACGGTGGTGTTGGATCGCGGCCAGACCTCGGTGACCGAGGTCGACGTCACTGGCACCAAGGCCGAGCAGGCGCTGCGAGCCGGCGACGGCGCCACCACCATGGCCGTCGATCCGCACGGTCGGGTCCTGGTCGCCGATACCCGCGGCGACGAGCTGCTGGTGTTCAGCACCGACCCGCTGATCATGCGTCAGCGCTACCCGGTGCGGGCCGCGCCGTACGGGCTGGTCGGCACATCGCGGCTGGCATGGGTGTCACAGACCGCCGACAACACAGTCATTGGTTACGATCTTGACACCGGCATTCCCGTCGAAAAGGTGCGTTATCGAACCGTGCAGCAACCCAACTCCCTGGCCTATGACGACAAGTCCGGCACGCTCTATGTGGTGTCCGGCTCGGGAGCGGGCGTGCAGGTGATCCCGCACGCGGGGGGATGA
- a CDS encoding undecaprenyl-diphosphate phosphatase, translated as MSWLQVVVLSIVQGLTEFLPVSSSGHLAITSRLFFHDDAGASFTAVTQLGTELAVLVYFARDIWRIVKAWFNGLFVAAHRDADYRLGWFVIIGSIPIGFFGLLFKDEIRTGARNLWLVASALIVFSAVIAAAEYFGKQTRQVEQLTWRDSVVVGLAQCLALVPGVSRSGATISAGLFLGLDRELAARFGFLLAIPAVFASGLFSLPDAFHPVGEGMSASGAQLLVATVIAFVVGFAAIAWFLKFLVSHSMYWFVGYRVVAGAVVLVLLGTGVLAAQ; from the coding sequence ATGTCGTGGCTGCAAGTGGTCGTGTTGTCGATTGTGCAGGGGCTCACAGAGTTTCTTCCCGTCTCGTCATCCGGGCACCTCGCGATCACCTCACGGCTGTTCTTCCATGACGACGCAGGCGCCTCCTTCACCGCGGTCACCCAACTGGGTACCGAACTGGCCGTACTCGTCTATTTCGCCCGCGACATCTGGCGGATCGTCAAGGCCTGGTTCAACGGGCTGTTCGTCGCCGCCCACCGCGACGCCGACTATCGCCTCGGCTGGTTCGTGATCATCGGCAGCATTCCCATCGGGTTTTTCGGGCTGCTGTTCAAGGACGAGATCCGCACCGGCGCACGCAATCTCTGGCTGGTCGCGTCGGCGCTGATCGTGTTCTCGGCGGTGATCGCCGCGGCCGAGTACTTCGGCAAGCAGACCCGCCAGGTGGAGCAGCTCACCTGGCGCGACAGCGTGGTGGTCGGCCTGGCGCAGTGCCTGGCCCTGGTGCCGGGTGTGTCGCGCTCGGGGGCGACGATCAGCGCCGGGCTGTTTCTCGGGCTGGACCGCGAACTGGCGGCCCGGTTCGGTTTTCTGCTGGCCATCCCGGCGGTGTTCGCCTCAGGATTGTTCTCCCTGCCCGACGCGTTCCACCCGGTCGGGGAGGGCATGAGCGCCAGCGGTGCGCAACTGCTGGTGGCGACGGTCATCGCGTTCGTCGTCGGGTTCGCCGCCATCGCGTGGTTCCTGAAATTCCTGGTCTCCCACAGCATGTACTGGTTCGTCGGTTACCGGGTGGTGGCCGGCGCGGTGGTGCTCGTGCTGCTGGGTACCGGGGTGTTGGCGGCACAATGA
- a CDS encoding histidine phosphatase family protein produces MTVILLRHGRSTSNTANTLAGRSEGVDLDERGVEQAAAVVGRVGELPVRAIVRSPLLRCERTVAPLAAALGVEPIVDDRLTEVDYGAWTGRKIGELVKEPLWGVVQQQPSAAVFPDGEGLAQVQARAVAAIRERDRALAAEHGGDALWVACTHGDVIKAILADALGVHLDGFQRITADPASMSVIRYTDMRPFVVHINHTGAQLSAGLAAKPATDAVVGGSTD; encoded by the coding sequence ATGACCGTCATCCTGCTGCGACATGGGCGTTCGACGTCGAATACCGCCAACACGCTCGCGGGCCGGTCGGAGGGCGTCGATCTCGACGAACGCGGCGTCGAACAGGCCGCTGCCGTGGTCGGCCGGGTGGGAGAGCTTCCGGTGCGCGCGATCGTCCGGTCGCCGTTGCTGCGCTGCGAACGGACAGTGGCCCCGCTGGCCGCCGCACTCGGGGTGGAGCCGATCGTCGATGACCGGCTGACCGAGGTCGACTACGGCGCGTGGACCGGCCGCAAGATCGGCGAGCTGGTGAAAGAACCGCTGTGGGGCGTGGTGCAGCAGCAGCCCAGCGCCGCGGTGTTCCCCGACGGGGAGGGGTTGGCGCAGGTCCAGGCCCGCGCGGTGGCCGCGATCCGGGAACGGGACCGCGCGCTGGCCGCCGAGCATGGCGGCGACGCGCTGTGGGTGGCGTGCACCCACGGCGACGTGATCAAGGCGATCCTCGCCGACGCGTTGGGCGTGCACCTGGATGGCTTCCAGCGCATCACCGCCGACCCCGCGTCCATGAGCGTGATCCGCTACACGGATATGCGCCCATTTGTCGTGCACATCAACCACACCGGCGCGCAGCTGAGCGCCGGACTGGCCGCCAAACCTGCCACCGATGCGGTGGTCGGCGGGTCCACTGACTGA
- a CDS encoding DUF3090 domain-containing protein produces MARAIHVFRTPDRFVAGTVGQPGNRTFYLQAVHDSRVISVVLEKQQVAVLAERIGALLLEINRRFGTPIPPDTGEVADLRPLITPVDAEFRVGTMGLGWDSEAQTVVVELLAVSDAEFDASVVLDDAEEGPDAVRVFLTPESAREFATRSNRVISAGRPPCPLCDEPLDPDGHICVRTNGYRRGAIAGTEDDAEG; encoded by the coding sequence ATGGCCCGCGCAATTCACGTCTTCCGCACTCCCGACCGCTTCGTGGCCGGGACCGTCGGTCAACCCGGAAATCGGACCTTCTACCTGCAGGCTGTCCACGACAGCAGGGTGATCTCGGTGGTGCTGGAGAAGCAGCAGGTCGCCGTGCTGGCCGAACGCATCGGTGCGCTGCTGCTGGAGATCAACCGCCGGTTCGGCACCCCCATCCCGCCCGACACCGGTGAAGTGGCCGACCTGCGGCCGCTCATCACGCCCGTGGACGCGGAGTTCCGGGTCGGCACCATGGGTCTGGGCTGGGACTCCGAGGCGCAGACGGTGGTGGTGGAGCTGCTGGCGGTCTCGGATGCCGAGTTCGACGCGTCGGTGGTGCTCGACGACGCCGAGGAAGGCCCGGACGCGGTGCGGGTGTTCCTGACGCCGGAGTCGGCCAGGGAGTTCGCGACGCGGTCCAACCGGGTCATCTCGGCCGGCCGGCCACCGTGCCCGCTGTGCGATGAGCCGCTGGACCCCGATGGGCATATCTGTGTACGTACCAACGGCTACCGGCGCGGTGCCATCGCCGGAACCGAAGATGACGCCGAGGGCTGA
- a CDS encoding SCO1664 family protein, whose protein sequence is MTPRADGEPDSIDADEALAGGELTVIGRIRSASNATFLCEAQLRDAVVHCVYKPVRGEAPLWDFPDGTLAGREVAAYLVSAALGWNIVPQTIIRDGPAGIGMVQRWVDQPGDDADVRSETSTEPAEEALDLVDLVPAGHVPPGYMPILQAYDYAGDEVTLVHADDPRLYRMAVFDVLINNADRKGGHILAGVDGGVYGVDHGVSLHVEDKLRTVLWGWAGKPVDDDTLVDVAALRDRLAGDLAEQLCDHITGREIAALRGRVVGLLDNPVMPTPDRRRPIPWPAF, encoded by the coding sequence ATGACGCCGAGGGCTGACGGCGAGCCGGACTCCATTGACGCCGATGAGGCGTTGGCGGGCGGCGAACTCACGGTGATCGGTCGGATCCGTTCGGCGAGCAACGCCACCTTCCTGTGCGAGGCGCAACTGCGGGACGCCGTGGTGCACTGCGTGTACAAACCGGTGCGCGGCGAGGCCCCGCTGTGGGATTTCCCCGACGGCACACTCGCCGGTCGTGAGGTGGCCGCATACCTGGTGTCAGCGGCGCTCGGGTGGAACATCGTGCCCCAGACCATCATTCGTGACGGCCCTGCCGGCATCGGAATGGTGCAACGTTGGGTGGACCAACCCGGGGACGACGCGGACGTGAGGAGCGAAACGAGCACTGAACCGGCGGAGGAAGCGCTGGATCTCGTCGACCTGGTGCCCGCTGGGCATGTTCCACCCGGTTACATGCCGATCCTGCAGGCCTACGACTACGCAGGCGACGAGGTGACCCTGGTGCACGCCGATGACCCCCGGCTGTATCGCATGGCGGTCTTCGACGTGCTGATCAACAATGCCGATCGCAAGGGTGGGCACATCCTGGCCGGCGTTGACGGCGGGGTCTACGGCGTCGACCACGGTGTCAGCCTGCACGTCGAGGACAAGCTGCGCACCGTGCTGTGGGGCTGGGCGGGCAAGCCGGTGGACGACGACACCCTGGTCGACGTGGCGGCCCTGCGGGACCGGCTGGCCGGCGATCTGGCCGAGCAATTGTGCGACCACATCACCGGCCGTGAGATTGCCGCGCTGCGGGGCAGAGTTGTTGGGCTGCTGGACAATCCGGTGATGCCGACACCGGACCGGCGTAGGCCCATCCCGTGGCCGGCGTTCTAG
- a CDS encoding TIGR03619 family F420-dependent LLM class oxidoreductase, with protein MQLMFVMPHTMELAALTQPWELAVTGADQAMMARRAEELGYGLLAVPEHFLVPRSHVALTGPHYFHSTVAQAYLAGATQTIRLSTCATLLPLQHPVIMAKALATADWMSGGRIGVTFGIGWDAEEFRMLGVPFHERGRMADEYLSAIIELWTSESPRFEGKYVTFDDVAFQPKPVQQPHIPIWIGGDADRALQRAARFSCGWMPFLTQPDQFPARIDFIKSQQSYDGRPFDVMYGLGTSLIGEGHVVKDDPTQRPGMSAGEIIDKLGRFSELGVTISSVPIPPVQDVAEYLDYAQWVIEEIAPAV; from the coding sequence ATGCAGCTGATGTTCGTCATGCCCCACACGATGGAACTCGCGGCGTTGACTCAGCCGTGGGAGCTCGCCGTCACCGGAGCGGACCAGGCCATGATGGCCAGGCGGGCCGAGGAACTTGGATACGGGTTGCTCGCGGTACCGGAGCATTTCCTGGTGCCGCGCTCCCACGTCGCACTGACAGGACCGCACTACTTCCATTCCACGGTCGCCCAGGCCTACCTCGCGGGGGCCACGCAGACCATCCGGCTGAGCACCTGCGCCACTCTGCTACCGCTGCAGCATCCGGTCATCATGGCCAAAGCGTTGGCGACAGCGGACTGGATGAGTGGCGGCCGGATCGGCGTCACGTTCGGTATCGGTTGGGACGCCGAGGAATTCCGGATGCTCGGGGTGCCCTTTCACGAACGCGGGCGGATGGCCGACGAGTATCTCAGCGCCATCATCGAATTGTGGACCAGCGAGTCGCCGAGATTCGAAGGAAAGTACGTCACGTTCGACGACGTCGCATTCCAGCCGAAACCAGTGCAGCAGCCGCACATCCCCATCTGGATCGGCGGCGATGCCGACCGGGCGCTGCAACGCGCGGCCAGGTTCAGTTGCGGGTGGATGCCGTTTCTGACCCAGCCCGATCAGTTCCCCGCCCGGATCGACTTCATCAAATCCCAGCAGTCCTATGACGGCCGGCCGTTCGACGTGATGTACGGCCTGGGCACCTCACTGATCGGCGAAGGGCATGTGGTCAAGGATGATCCGACCCAGCGTCCGGGCATGAGTGCGGGCGAGATCATCGACAAGCTCGGCCGGTTCAGCGAACTGGGCGTGACGATCAGCAGTGTGCCGATACCGCCGGTGCAGGATGTGGCAGAGTACCTGGACTACGCGCAGTGGGTCATCGAGGAGATCGCGCCCGCTGTCTAG
- a CDS encoding DUF6891 domain-containing protein: MRILDWDTGDLDELSRFIRARLVAGFWEFDDLLDWVTAWVDDSGVVRPAEATALLESMWGQRLSEQARWQDTGDYGRLQYVFTQLESEGILARMCFACCTTCATHEIDDERTPNPDPNDWYRYREWAYTFFHEQDAARLGDRDPVLYLGYSAFRPHPALPQALIRAAAAGDESASAEITDRTETLLGERIVVLANHYGLATTWSGSRRDRIEVNVREWRKPLPE, translated from the coding sequence ATGCGCATCCTCGACTGGGACACCGGCGATCTCGACGAGCTCAGCCGCTTCATCCGCGCGCGGTTGGTCGCGGGCTTCTGGGAATTCGACGACCTGCTCGACTGGGTGACGGCGTGGGTGGACGACTCCGGGGTGGTCCGGCCAGCCGAGGCCACGGCGCTGCTGGAATCGATGTGGGGCCAACGGCTTTCCGAGCAGGCGAGGTGGCAGGACACCGGCGACTACGGGCGGCTGCAATACGTGTTCACCCAGTTGGAGTCGGAGGGCATCCTGGCCCGGATGTGCTTCGCGTGCTGCACCACCTGCGCGACGCACGAGATCGACGACGAACGGACGCCCAACCCGGATCCGAACGACTGGTACCGCTACCGCGAGTGGGCGTACACCTTCTTCCACGAACAGGACGCTGCGCGCCTCGGCGACCGCGATCCGGTGCTCTACCTGGGCTACAGCGCTTTTCGCCCGCATCCGGCGTTACCGCAGGCGCTGATACGCGCGGCCGCGGCCGGCGATGAATCCGCGTCCGCCGAGATCACCGACCGCACCGAGACACTGCTCGGCGAACGAATCGTGGTACTGGCCAACCACTATGGGCTGGCGACGACCTGGTCGGGGTCGAGGCGCGACCGTATCGAGGTCAATGTCCGCGAATGGCGTAAACCGCTGCCGGAGTAG
- a CDS encoding DUF2628 domain-containing protein, which translates to MTEQTPSVTLSPAWQRRFDFFSVYGLPNSSPESKAVYRSLPFGTKMRIGSNFPAFFFGPIYFFVKGMWRKGLTLFGIAMALSVVLVVLDVSDNVARAAGIAVASVAMSTANYAYYLHVTRSSQSWNLFEGFGRRR; encoded by the coding sequence GTGACCGAGCAAACCCCGAGCGTGACCCTGTCCCCGGCCTGGCAACGGCGCTTCGATTTCTTCAGCGTCTACGGCCTGCCCAACTCGTCGCCGGAATCCAAGGCGGTCTACCGGTCACTGCCGTTCGGCACCAAGATGCGCATCGGCTCGAACTTCCCGGCCTTCTTTTTCGGACCCATCTACTTCTTCGTCAAGGGCATGTGGCGCAAGGGACTGACACTGTTCGGCATCGCGATGGCCCTTTCGGTGGTGCTCGTCGTCCTCGACGTGTCCGACAACGTCGCCCGCGCGGCAGGCATCGCGGTGGCCTCGGTGGCGATGAGCACCGCCAACTACGCGTACTACCTGCACGTGACCAGGAGCAGCCAATCCTGGAACCTGTTCGAGGGATTCGGCCGGCGGCGCTAG
- a CDS encoding 3'(2'),5'-bisphosphate nucleotidase CysQ, translating into MHSTDADLAAAVAQEAGELLLAVREEIGFYDPYYLGDEGDLRSNALILDRLAQARPRDAVLSEEAVDDLSRVDADRVWIVDPVDGTREYSLPGREDWAVHIALWQRHRAGGPGLTDAVVALPARGEVYRSDTVQPPPPRRDGPILITASTNRPPPVLWRMRERLDFELVRIGSAGAKAMAVVRGDVDAYIHAGGQWEWDSAAPAGVVLAAGLHASRLDGSKLVYNRADPYLPDFVMCRQELAPILLEAIGAA; encoded by the coding sequence ATGCACTCGACCGATGCCGACCTGGCCGCTGCCGTGGCCCAGGAGGCCGGCGAGTTGTTGCTGGCCGTGCGCGAGGAGATCGGTTTCTACGATCCGTATTACCTCGGCGACGAGGGCGATCTGCGCTCCAACGCCCTGATCCTGGACCGGCTCGCGCAAGCCCGACCGCGGGACGCGGTGCTCAGCGAAGAGGCCGTCGACGATCTGTCCCGGGTCGACGCCGACCGCGTGTGGATCGTCGACCCCGTCGACGGCACGCGCGAGTATTCGCTACCGGGCCGCGAGGATTGGGCCGTGCACATCGCGCTGTGGCAGCGTCACCGCGCCGGGGGTCCCGGGCTCACCGACGCGGTGGTGGCGTTGCCTGCCCGCGGCGAGGTGTACCGCAGCGACACCGTGCAGCCACCGCCGCCGCGCCGGGACGGCCCCATCCTCATCACCGCCAGCACCAACCGGCCGCCGCCGGTGCTGTGGCGCATGCGCGAGCGGCTCGACTTCGAGCTGGTGCGGATCGGTTCGGCCGGGGCCAAGGCGATGGCCGTGGTCCGAGGCGATGTCGACGCCTACATCCATGCCGGCGGACAGTGGGAATGGGATTCGGCCGCGCCCGCCGGCGTGGTGCTGGCGGCCGGGCTGCACGCCTCCCGCCTGGACGGCTCCAAGCTGGTCTATAACCGTGCCGATCCGTATCTGCCGGATTTCGTGATGTGCCGCCAGGAGTTGGCGCCGATCCTGCTCGAGGCGATCGGCGCGGCGTGA
- the mshC gene encoding cysteine--1-D-myo-inosityl 2-amino-2-deoxy-alpha-D-glucopyranoside ligase codes for MQSWPAPNIPTLPGQGPQLRLYDTADRQIRPVAAGPTATMYVCGITPYDATHLGHAATYLTFDLVYRLWLDAGHTVHYVQNITDVDDPLFERAARDGLDWRALGDRETQLFREDMTALRVLPPHDYVAATDAIGEVVEVVEKMLASGAAYVVDDAQYPDVYYRADATVQFGYESGYDRETMLRLFGERGGDPDRPGKGDELDALLWRAHRPGEPSWPSPFGPGRPGWHVECSAIALTRIGTGLDIQGGGSDLIFPHHEFSAAHAESVTGERRFARHYVHAGMIGWDGHKMSKSRGNLVLVSRLLADGVDPGAIRLGLLAGHYRADRSWSQQVLDEANARLERWRVATTMPGGPDATDVIARVRRYLADDLDTPKALAALDGWADDAIGYGGHDPAAPRAVAAAVDALLGVAL; via the coding sequence ATGCAGTCTTGGCCGGCGCCGAACATCCCTACCCTGCCGGGGCAGGGTCCTCAGCTGCGCCTTTACGACACCGCGGACCGGCAGATCCGCCCGGTCGCGGCGGGGCCGACGGCCACCATGTACGTCTGCGGCATCACGCCGTACGATGCGACGCACCTCGGCCACGCGGCGACCTATCTGACCTTCGACCTGGTGTACCGCCTGTGGCTGGACGCCGGGCACACCGTGCACTACGTGCAGAACATCACCGACGTCGACGATCCGTTGTTCGAGCGCGCCGCGCGCGACGGGCTGGACTGGCGTGCGCTCGGTGACCGCGAGACCCAGCTGTTCCGCGAGGACATGACGGCGCTGCGGGTATTGCCGCCGCACGACTACGTGGCCGCCACCGACGCGATCGGCGAAGTGGTCGAGGTGGTCGAGAAGATGCTGGCCTCGGGTGCGGCGTACGTGGTCGACGACGCGCAGTATCCCGACGTGTACTACCGGGCCGACGCCACCGTGCAGTTCGGCTATGAATCCGGATACGACCGCGAGACCATGCTGCGCCTGTTCGGCGAGCGTGGAGGCGACCCGGATCGGCCGGGTAAGGGCGACGAGCTCGATGCGCTGTTGTGGCGCGCGCACCGTCCCGGCGAGCCGAGCTGGCCGTCGCCGTTCGGGCCGGGCCGTCCCGGTTGGCACGTGGAGTGTTCGGCCATCGCGTTGACCCGCATCGGCACCGGCCTGGACATCCAGGGCGGCGGCAGCGACCTGATCTTCCCGCACCACGAGTTCTCCGCCGCGCATGCCGAATCCGTCACGGGGGAGCGCAGATTCGCGCGCCACTACGTGCACGCCGGGATGATCGGCTGGGACGGGCACAAGATGAGCAAGAGCCGCGGCAACCTGGTGCTGGTGTCCCGGTTGCTCGCCGATGGTGTTGATCCGGGTGCCATCAGGCTCGGGCTGCTGGCGGGGCACTACCGGGCCGACCGCTCCTGGAGCCAGCAGGTGCTCGATGAGGCCAACGCGCGCCTGGAACGGTGGCGCGTGGCGACCACCATGCCCGGTGGCCCGGATGCCACCGATGTGATCGCGCGGGTACGGCGGTACCTCGCCGACGATCTGGACACTCCGAAAGCCCTTGCCGCTCTTGATGGTTGGGCTGACGACGCGATCGGTTACGGCGGCCATGACCCCGCGGCGCCGCGCGCGGTGGCCGCTGCCGTTGACGCGCTGCTGGGTGTGGCCCTCTAA
- a CDS encoding SDR family oxidoreductase: MSSVNGKVVFITGGARGVGEEVARRLRRKGAKLVLTDLDEAPLTALAAELGEEHVLTALADVRDLPAMQKAADSAVERFGGIDIVLANAGIASFGSVLNVDPEAFKRVIDVNITGVFNTVRATLPEVIKRRGYVLVVSSLAAFTSAPGLAAYHASKAGVEYFANTLRLEVAHLGVDVGSAHMSWIDTPLVQDAKSDLSTFRVMLSKMPGPIKQTTTVDKCGAAFVKGIEGRKSRIYCPDWVGLFRWIRPVVATPLGERDIRKFTPELLPKLDAEAAALGRSTSARTEALEK, from the coding sequence ATGAGTTCAGTCAACGGCAAGGTCGTCTTCATCACCGGTGGTGCTCGCGGTGTCGGCGAGGAGGTGGCCCGCCGCCTGCGCCGCAAGGGTGCCAAGCTGGTGCTCACCGATCTCGACGAGGCGCCGCTGACGGCCCTGGCCGCGGAGCTGGGTGAGGAACATGTGCTGACCGCCCTGGCCGACGTCCGTGACCTGCCTGCCATGCAGAAGGCTGCCGACTCCGCTGTCGAGCGGTTCGGCGGCATCGACATCGTGCTCGCCAACGCGGGTATCGCGAGCTTCGGCTCGGTGCTCAACGTCGATCCCGAAGCGTTCAAGCGCGTCATCGACGTCAACATCACCGGCGTCTTCAACACCGTCCGAGCCACGCTGCCCGAGGTGATCAAGCGCCGCGGCTACGTGCTGGTGGTGTCCTCGCTCGCGGCGTTCACGTCCGCACCGGGCCTCGCGGCGTATCACGCGTCCAAGGCGGGCGTGGAGTACTTCGCCAACACGCTTCGGCTGGAGGTGGCCCACCTCGGTGTCGACGTGGGCTCGGCTCACATGAGCTGGATCGACACCCCGCTGGTGCAGGACGCGAAATCGGATCTTTCGACGTTCCGCGTCATGCTGTCCAAGATGCCCGGGCCGATCAAGCAGACCACCACGGTGGACAAGTGCGGCGCGGCGTTCGTCAAGGGCATCGAGGGCCGCAAGAGCCGCATCTACTGCCCGGACTGGGTCGGGCTCTTCCGCTGGATCCGCCCGGTGGTGGCAACCCCGTTGGGGGAGCGCGACATTCGCAAGTTCACGCCCGAGCTGCTGCCCAAGCTGGACGCCGAGGCCGCCGCGCTCGGCCGGTCTACCAGCGCGCGCACCGAGGCGCTGGAGAAGTAG
- a CDS encoding DeoR/GlpR family DNA-binding transcription regulator translates to MPNPAGVGRSHRDGQAEPPAGPNERRAAILEMVMAAGSVKIEDLPDAFGVSLMTVHRDLDTLATQGLIRKTRGVATAMPSTLSEASTEFRARQNVADKHAVANAALQMIEPGQSVIIDDSTTGLHLVSQLPERQPLTVITNFQSALDALLNQPGLNVIALGGQYYPWCRAYMGSLTLTALRNIRADVFIMSTSAVTDGICFHQHHDTVLVKRAMFESARTRIAYLDHSKFERRALHALGPLSDFDTVIVDSRTPEDQIRALRLDGVNVVVAPDVGASAL, encoded by the coding sequence ATGCCGAACCCAGCGGGTGTTGGTCGGTCGCACCGCGACGGACAGGCGGAGCCTCCGGCGGGACCGAATGAACGCCGCGCCGCCATCCTGGAAATGGTGATGGCCGCCGGGTCGGTGAAGATCGAAGACCTGCCCGACGCGTTCGGGGTCAGCCTGATGACCGTGCACCGCGATCTGGACACCCTGGCCACCCAGGGGCTGATCCGCAAGACCCGCGGGGTCGCAACGGCCATGCCGAGCACCCTGTCGGAGGCCAGCACCGAATTCCGGGCCCGCCAGAACGTCGCCGACAAGCACGCCGTGGCCAACGCCGCGCTACAGATGATCGAACCCGGGCAGTCGGTGATCATCGACGACTCCACCACGGGCCTGCACCTGGTGAGCCAGCTGCCCGAGCGTCAGCCGCTGACCGTCATCACCAACTTCCAGTCCGCGCTCGACGCCCTGCTCAACCAGCCGGGCCTCAACGTCATCGCGCTCGGCGGCCAGTACTACCCGTGGTGCCGGGCCTACATGGGGTCGTTGACGCTCACCGCGCTCCGCAACATCCGGGCCGACGTGTTCATCATGTCGACCTCCGCCGTCACCGACGGCATCTGCTTTCACCAACATCACGACACCGTTCTGGTGAAGCGCGCGATGTTCGAGTCGGCGCGCACCCGCATCGCCTACCTGGACCACTCCAAGTTCGAGCGGCGCGCCCTGCACGCCCTGGGCCCACTGAGCGATTTCGACACGGTCATCGTCGACAGCCGCACGCCTGAGGACCAGATCCGTGCGCTGCGCCTGGACGGCGTCAACGTCGTCGTCGCACCCGACGTCGGCGCGTCGGCCCTGTAA